A part of Paenibacillus sp. sptzw28 genomic DNA contains:
- the splB gene encoding spore photoproduct lyase yields MPELVYFEPDALEYPKGKQILEWAKHHALPVHMTTSHNRITNLPGETELEKYKIAKNTLVVGIRKTLTFDTSKPSAEYAIPIATGCMGHCHYCYLQTTLGAKPYIRVYVNIEDILQAAHKYIEERDPEVTRFEAACTSDPVGIEHITGSLKQLIEFMADQPSGRLRFVTKYHHVDTLLDARHNGHTRFRFSINADYVIRHFEPSTSSFQERITAAGKVARAGYPLGFIIAPIIWHEGWEQGYADLLSRVAETLPPEASSDLTFELIQHRFTKTAKRVIEARYPKTKLEMDEAKRKYKWGRWGQGKYVYPDEQAQALREFITEKIFLHFPLAKIEYFT; encoded by the coding sequence ATGCCGGAGCTGGTCTATTTTGAACCGGATGCGCTTGAATACCCGAAAGGAAAGCAGATCTTAGAGTGGGCTAAACATCACGCTTTGCCCGTTCATATGACAACTTCCCACAACCGGATTACGAACCTGCCAGGAGAAACGGAACTCGAGAAGTATAAGATCGCGAAGAACACGTTAGTGGTCGGTATTCGCAAAACGCTCACATTCGACACATCGAAGCCGTCGGCCGAATATGCGATTCCGATAGCTACCGGCTGCATGGGGCACTGCCATTACTGTTATCTTCAAACGACGCTTGGGGCCAAGCCGTATATACGGGTTTATGTCAATATTGAAGACATTCTGCAAGCCGCGCACAAATATATAGAAGAACGTGACCCGGAAGTAACCCGCTTTGAAGCCGCTTGCACCTCAGACCCTGTAGGCATAGAGCATATTACGGGATCCTTGAAGCAGCTAATCGAATTTATGGCCGACCAGCCAAGCGGTCGATTGCGTTTTGTTACGAAATATCATCATGTAGATACGCTGCTTGACGCCAGACATAATGGACATACACGCTTTCGTTTCAGCATCAATGCCGATTACGTGATTCGTCATTTCGAACCGTCCACTTCCAGCTTCCAGGAACGGATAACTGCAGCAGGTAAAGTCGCTCGAGCAGGTTATCCCCTTGGCTTTATCATCGCGCCGATTATATGGCATGAAGGATGGGAGCAGGGATATGCGGACCTGCTTTCAAGGGTGGCGGAGACGCTGCCCCCTGAAGCCTCATCCGATCTGACGTTTGAGCTGATCCAGCACCGGTTTACGAAAACAGCGAAGAGAGTAATCGAAGCACGCTACCCCAAGACCAAGCTGGAGATGGACGAAGCCAAACGCAAATACAAATGGGGACGCTGGGGCCAAGGCAAATATGTGTATCCCGACGAACAGGCGCAGGCGTTGCGCGAGTTCATAACGGAGAAAATATTCCTCCATTTTCCTTTAGCCAAAATTGAATACTTCACTTAA
- the polA gene encoding DNA polymerase I, with amino-acid sequence MDKWILIDGNSIANRAFYAMPPLTNSAGLHTNAVYGFTTMLLKLLEEEKPTHMLVAFDAGKVTFRHEGYGDYKGGRAKTPPELSEQFPVIKEMLKSFGIAQFELPGYEADDIIGTLTRMADEQEVETIVVSGDKDMLQLASNHVTIALTRKGVSEVERFDPDEIRGKYGLTPQQIIDLKGLMGDASDNIPGIPGVGEKTALKLLHEYGTVEEVLAHTADLKGKMKEKVEAHQEDARMSKKLATIFREVPLENKEEQLVYSGYDKAMLAETFRKLEFKSLIERLDLPEAGAGAEGGVAPEASYDIVFAGDLTAAALNDLLSRAESVYIEAYGENPHQAQLLGLAVPSGDRVLVVPYDELMDRAGEPVRNWLADSNAPKRGYDLHKADLALAWLGIELCGTTFDVLLAAYLLDPTESNQTLSFLMHRYNLPLVQPDEAVYGKGAKFKVPDNATLCSHLAAKADAVRKLVPLQQRDLESGGMDKLYYELEQPLAIVLAGMEKQGIKVNKGTLEELGAELELGISRYKSDIYTHAGMEFNIGSPKQLGEVLFEKLGLPAMKKTKTGYSTDADVLEKLEPYHEIIKLILHYRQLTKLQSTYVEGLLKEINRDTGKVHTYYRQTIAATGRLSSQFPNLQNIPIRLEEGRRIRKAFVPSEPDWMILAADYSQIELRVLAHISGDEKLKEAFIQDMDIHTKTAMDVFGVKAEEVDGNMRRSAKAVNFGIVYGISDFGLSNNLNITRKDAAKFIEQYFEVFRGVRGYMDNIVMQARRDGYVTTLLERRRYLPEIKASNFNLRSFAERTAMNTPIQGTAADIIKLAMVKMNEQLQERKLRSRMLLQVHDELVFEVPQDELELMKKLVPEVMESALKLDVPLKADVNYGVNWYEAK; translated from the coding sequence ATGGATAAATGGATATTGATCGATGGAAACAGTATTGCCAACAGGGCATTTTATGCGATGCCTCCTCTGACGAATTCAGCCGGCCTGCATACAAATGCGGTTTACGGTTTTACAACCATGCTGCTCAAGCTTCTTGAAGAGGAAAAGCCCACGCATATGCTCGTTGCTTTCGATGCGGGCAAGGTGACGTTCCGGCATGAAGGATACGGCGATTACAAGGGCGGGCGCGCCAAAACGCCGCCAGAGCTGTCCGAGCAGTTCCCGGTCATCAAGGAAATGCTGAAATCGTTCGGCATAGCGCAGTTCGAGCTGCCGGGATACGAAGCCGATGATATTATCGGAACGCTGACAAGAATGGCGGATGAGCAGGAAGTCGAGACAATCGTCGTTTCCGGCGATAAAGATATGCTGCAGCTTGCTTCGAATCATGTGACGATTGCATTGACCCGCAAAGGGGTAAGTGAGGTTGAACGGTTCGACCCGGATGAAATCCGCGGGAAGTACGGTCTTACACCGCAGCAAATTATCGATTTGAAAGGCTTGATGGGAGACGCGTCCGACAACATACCCGGCATACCCGGAGTAGGCGAGAAGACCGCGCTCAAGCTGCTTCACGAATATGGCACTGTAGAAGAAGTGCTTGCCCACACGGCTGATCTTAAGGGGAAAATGAAAGAGAAGGTCGAAGCCCATCAAGAAGATGCGAGGATGAGCAAGAAGCTGGCAACCATATTCCGTGAGGTGCCCCTCGAAAATAAAGAAGAACAGCTGGTTTACTCCGGTTACGATAAAGCGATGCTCGCGGAAACGTTCAGAAAGCTGGAGTTCAAGTCGCTTATTGAGCGGCTCGACCTCCCTGAAGCCGGCGCCGGAGCAGAAGGCGGCGTCGCCCCGGAGGCTTCGTATGATATTGTCTTTGCCGGTGATTTGACCGCTGCGGCGCTTAACGATCTGCTGTCGCGAGCGGAGAGCGTTTACATTGAAGCATACGGAGAGAATCCGCATCAGGCACAGCTTCTCGGCCTTGCAGTGCCGTCGGGTGACCGTGTTCTTGTTGTCCCATACGATGAATTGATGGACCGGGCGGGAGAGCCGGTGCGCAACTGGCTTGCGGACAGCAATGCCCCGAAGCGGGGCTATGATCTGCATAAGGCGGATCTGGCTCTCGCCTGGCTTGGGATTGAGTTGTGCGGCACGACATTCGACGTCCTGCTCGCGGCTTATTTGCTTGATCCGACAGAGTCGAATCAGACGCTTTCATTTCTTATGCACCGCTACAACCTGCCTCTTGTTCAGCCGGATGAAGCGGTTTACGGCAAGGGAGCAAAATTCAAGGTTCCAGACAATGCGACGCTTTGCAGCCATCTGGCCGCGAAGGCGGACGCTGTCCGCAAGCTCGTACCGCTTCAGCAGCGGGACCTTGAGAGCGGCGGCATGGACAAGCTCTATTACGAGCTTGAACAGCCGCTGGCCATCGTGCTCGCCGGGATGGAAAAGCAGGGCATCAAGGTTAATAAAGGGACCTTGGAAGAGCTTGGCGCTGAGCTTGAGCTCGGCATTTCACGGTACAAAAGCGATATTTATACCCATGCAGGAATGGAGTTCAATATCGGTTCGCCGAAGCAGCTTGGCGAGGTTCTGTTTGAGAAGCTTGGCCTTCCAGCCATGAAAAAGACGAAAACAGGCTATTCGACCGATGCGGATGTGCTGGAGAAGCTCGAGCCTTACCATGAAATCATAAAATTGATCCTTCATTACAGGCAGCTTACCAAGCTTCAGTCCACCTACGTCGAGGGTCTGCTTAAAGAGATCAACCGAGATACCGGAAAGGTTCATACGTATTACCGCCAGACGATCGCCGCAACCGGACGCCTTTCGAGCCAATTCCCGAATCTGCAAAATATTCCGATCAGGCTTGAAGAAGGACGCCGGATACGCAAAGCATTCGTTCCTTCCGAACCGGACTGGATGATATTGGCGGCCGACTATTCGCAAATCGAGCTGCGCGTGCTTGCGCACATTTCCGGGGATGAGAAGCTCAAGGAAGCTTTCATTCAAGATATGGATATCCACACAAAAACGGCAATGGACGTATTCGGCGTCAAAGCGGAGGAGGTCGACGGCAACATGCGCCGCTCGGCCAAAGCGGTTAACTTTGGAATCGTCTATGGAATCAGTGACTTCGGGCTGTCGAACAACTTGAACATTACCCGGAAAGATGCCGCTAAATTCATTGAGCAATATTTTGAAGTATTCCGGGGAGTGCGTGGATATATGGACAATATTGTCATGCAGGCGCGCCGTGACGGCTATGTGACGACTTTGCTCGAGCGCAGAAGGTATTTGCCGGAAATTAAAGCGTCCAACTTTAATTTACGCTCTTTCGCCGAACGGACTGCAATGAACACTCCGATTCAAGGTACTGCCGCTGATATTATCAAGCTCGCGATGGTGAAGATGAATGAACAGCTTCAGGAACGCAAGCTTCGCAGCCGAATGCTGCTGCAGGTACATGACGAATTGGTTTTCGAAGTGCCCCAGGATGAGCTGGAGCTAATGAAGAAGCTCGTTCCCGAAGTAATGGAGAGCGCGCTTAAGCTGGATGTACCGCTCAAAGCGGATGTCAATTACGGTGTGAATTGGTACGAAGCCAAATAA
- the coaE gene encoding dephospho-CoA kinase (Dephospho-CoA kinase (CoaE) performs the final step in coenzyme A biosynthesis.) — MRLGLTGGIASGKSTVSAMLAARGAKIVDADQVAREVVLPGEPALESIVSVFGQAVLNADGTMNRSELGRLVFGDRERLDKLESILHPAIRVRMWKQMDAYLEEDPDRLVVADIPLLYETGQASLYDGVMVVYIPRALQMERLMVRNALSADQAKQRIDLQMDIEEKKRLADFIIDNSGTLEDTKGQIAQFWRDQGLP, encoded by the coding sequence ATGAGACTTGGATTAACGGGCGGCATTGCAAGCGGGAAAAGCACCGTGTCCGCAATGCTTGCCGCGCGCGGCGCCAAGATCGTCGATGCCGACCAAGTGGCGCGGGAGGTCGTTCTTCCCGGGGAGCCTGCGCTTGAGAGCATCGTTTCTGTTTTTGGACAGGCTGTCTTGAATGCCGATGGGACAATGAACAGAAGCGAGCTTGGACGTCTCGTCTTCGGCGACCGCGAGAGGCTTGACAAGCTGGAATCAATTTTGCATCCGGCAATCCGGGTGAGAATGTGGAAGCAGATGGATGCGTACTTGGAAGAGGATCCCGACCGGCTGGTCGTTGCAGATATTCCGCTTCTATATGAAACGGGACAGGCCTCGCTTTATGACGGCGTTATGGTTGTATACATACCAAGGGCTCTGCAGATGGAGCGGCTTATGGTTCGTAACGCTTTGAGTGCCGATCAGGCTAAGCAGCGCATAGATTTGCAGATGGATATCGAAGAGAAGAAGCGGCTTGCGGATTTCATAATCGACAACAGCGGTACACTTGAAGATACCAAGGGCCAAATTGCGCAGTTTTGGCGGGATCAAGGCTTGCCATGA
- a CDS encoding MntP/YtaF family protein codes for MLEHLLALLLLAVAVSLDGFGVGVTYGLRRIRIPVVSVVIIAFCSGFVVWSAMQIGTVLSGYMSPATAKRIGAYLLVLLGGWAIFQYWRSRSQSDRGEQDHSDPAPETGSKTVMTSDGNIMLTTPVIVFEWKRLGLVIQILRRPQIADVDSSGIISASEAVLLGFALSLDSFGAGLGAAMLGFSPLMTAFVISSASGLFLLGGMRLGLRFAAWRGMQTLSVLPGIMLIVIGIMRLL; via the coding sequence ATGCTTGAACACCTTCTGGCACTACTGCTGCTTGCTGTCGCCGTGAGCTTGGATGGTTTCGGTGTCGGGGTGACTTACGGCTTGCGGCGCATCCGGATTCCTGTGGTTTCGGTGGTTATTATCGCATTCTGTTCCGGATTTGTAGTCTGGTCAGCGATGCAAATCGGCACTGTGCTGAGCGGCTATATGTCACCTGCTACGGCCAAACGAATCGGAGCTTATCTGCTTGTGCTATTAGGCGGCTGGGCTATCTTTCAGTATTGGCGCAGCCGGTCTCAATCGGACCGAGGCGAGCAGGATCACAGTGACCCGGCGCCCGAAACCGGGTCGAAGACGGTGATGACCTCGGATGGGAATATTATGCTCACGACCCCCGTTATCGTTTTTGAATGGAAACGGCTCGGTCTTGTTATCCAAATACTGCGAAGGCCGCAAATCGCGGACGTCGACAGCTCGGGCATCATTTCCGCATCTGAAGCAGTGCTGCTCGGTTTTGCATTGTCGCTTGACAGCTTTGGGGCAGGGCTTGGTGCGGCGATGCTTGGTTTCTCTCCCCTGATGACCGCCTTTGTCATTTCATCGGCAAGCGGATTGTTTTTGCTGGGCGGCATGCGTCTGGGGCTGCGGTTCGCGGCATGGCGGGGAATGCAGACATTATCGGTTTTGCCGGGAATTATGCTAATTGTGATTGGAATCATGAGATTGCTGTAG
- a CDS encoding DUF1345 domain-containing protein has protein sequence MKSWSNIKEMTKSKHEIPKNLRISRWSFLIAIFVIGALLASLPEMLTVGASWFIPAISFMLLVPLIYTVARGHHVFTRILTFIILGIVTSGLISSVIFLIDTLFTHKAVASSLFRDAVLLWVANVIVFTVWYWEVDQGGPVSRHTGQSQSPDFLFPQIAAGLTNWKPGFFDYLFLAFNTNTAFSPTDTSVMSRRAKLLMMTQASISLVILAVLAARAVNIV, from the coding sequence ATGAAATCCTGGTCAAACATTAAGGAAATGACAAAATCGAAGCACGAGATTCCCAAAAATCTCCGGATTTCACGCTGGTCTTTTCTGATTGCCATATTCGTAATCGGAGCTCTGCTTGCTTCACTACCTGAGATGTTAACGGTTGGTGCAAGCTGGTTTATACCCGCCATCTCATTTATGCTTCTTGTTCCACTAATCTATACTGTCGCAAGGGGCCATCATGTATTCACTCGTATATTGACCTTTATCATTCTTGGGATTGTGACATCGGGGCTCATCAGCAGTGTTATTTTTCTAATCGACACGTTGTTTACTCATAAAGCTGTAGCTTCGAGTTTATTTCGGGATGCGGTTCTATTATGGGTAGCTAATGTCATTGTTTTTACAGTTTGGTATTGGGAAGTAGATCAAGGAGGGCCAGTCTCTCGCCACACCGGGCAAAGCCAATCACCGGATTTTCTTTTCCCACAAATAGCGGCAGGCTTGACAAATTGGAAACCGGGCTTTTTTGATTATTTATTTCTGGCGTTTAATACAAATACTGCTTTCAGCCCAACTGATACGTCGGTTATGTCGCGACGTGCAAAACTGCTAATGATGACACAAGCTTCCATTTCGCTAGTCATTCTTGCTGTATTAGCTGCCCGTGCCGTAAACATCGTATGA
- a CDS encoding MOSC domain-containing protein, which yields MEIGGIPEDRHYGILRPADSRQKIYLRGTMIANRRQISIVSYEDCQRIAEHMGLPSIKPEWLGANIMIRGITKLTELSTGARLIFPDGTGLICEGENLPCLGPGKVIEYIYNQAGLHREFVPAAQKLRGIVCSVEREGKICKGDSLRIISTS from the coding sequence GTGGAAATTGGCGGCATTCCGGAGGATCGTCATTATGGAATTCTCCGTCCCGCGGACTCTCGGCAAAAAATTTACCTGCGGGGTACGATGATTGCAAACCGACGACAAATAAGTATCGTTTCATACGAAGACTGCCAACGCATTGCTGAACATATGGGGCTTCCATCAATCAAGCCAGAATGGCTAGGAGCTAACATAATGATAAGGGGGATAACGAAGTTAACTGAGCTTTCGACCGGTGCTCGATTAATTTTCCCGGATGGAACAGGACTTATTTGCGAAGGAGAGAACCTTCCTTGCTTAGGACCTGGTAAGGTAATTGAGTACATTTATAATCAAGCAGGCCTTCACCGCGAATTTGTGCCTGCAGCTCAAAAATTAAGGGGAATTGTTTGTTCAGTAGAACGTGAAGGAAAGATATGTAAAGGCGATTCTCTTAGGATTATCAGTACATCCTAA
- the nrdR gene encoding transcriptional regulator NrdR, with product MKCPYCDFAGTKVLDSRPANENKSIRRRRECEKCTRRFTTFEMVEETPLIVIKKDGSREEFSRDKILRGLIRACEKRPVPVEMLEVIVSEVEKELRTTAQAEVESREIGELVMAQLYPVDEVAYVRFASVYRQFKDIDMFMKELSSLLSKQ from the coding sequence ATGAAATGTCCGTATTGCGACTTTGCAGGGACGAAAGTGCTGGATTCCAGACCCGCCAACGAAAATAAATCGATACGGCGACGCCGCGAATGTGAGAAATGCACCCGGCGTTTTACAACGTTCGAGATGGTGGAGGAAACGCCCCTGATCGTCATAAAGAAAGATGGCAGCCGCGAGGAATTCAGCCGTGACAAAATACTGCGCGGACTAATCCGGGCCTGCGAAAAAAGGCCTGTGCCTGTCGAGATGCTCGAAGTTATTGTGTCTGAAGTAGAGAAAGAACTCCGAACGACCGCTCAAGCCGAGGTGGAAAGTCGGGAAATCGGCGAGCTTGTAATGGCCCAGCTGTATCCGGTCGATGAAGTGGCTTACGTGCGTTTTGCATCCGTTTACCGCCAATTTAAAGACATCGACATGTTTATGAAAGAGCTAAGCAGCCTGCTTTCGAAACAATAG
- a CDS encoding MetS family NSS transporter small subunit has translation MSGAAIGMLLFGAVLLWGGLVLTIAIAIKKSKKA, from the coding sequence ATGAGCGGAGCGGCGATTGGTATGTTACTGTTCGGGGCAGTCTTATTATGGGGCGGACTCGTTCTTACGATTGCTATAGCAATTAAGAAAAGTAAAAAAGCGTAA
- a CDS encoding alpha/beta-type small acid-soluble spore protein, whose protein sequence is MGQNRNSNQLVVPQANAALDQMKFEVAQELGISIPQDGYYGNMATRDAGSLGGYITRKLVQIAEQSIAGQFK, encoded by the coding sequence ATGGGTCAAAATCGTAACAGCAATCAACTGGTTGTACCACAAGCCAATGCTGCGCTTGACCAAATGAAATTTGAGGTCGCGCAAGAGCTGGGTATCTCCATCCCGCAAGACGGTTACTACGGTAACATGGCTACGCGTGACGCCGGCTCCCTCGGGGGTTACATCACCCGTAAACTGGTACAAATCGCAGAGCAATCCATCGCTGGACAGTTCAAATAA
- a CDS encoding sodium-dependent transporter yields MEQREQWGTRVGFILAAVGSAVGLGNIWRFPYVVYENGGGAFLIPYFFALITAGIPILLLEFGIGRTGRGSAPLSLSKLSRKFEWLGWWQVLISFVITTYYVAVVAWAVSYFFYSFNLSWGEDTKAFLFGTYLGVPDDAVTESGLNLGGLQWHILLPLIAVWAGTYYVLIRGVKKGIEMMSKIFIPILFVLMILIVIRAITLPGAAVGLDHLLTPNFAKILPGFLGGTNPEWYSVWMAAYGQIFFSLSVAFAIMITYSSYMDKKQEVNNSGFIMAFSNCGFEFLAAIGVFAAIGFMAVSTGSEVKDVAASGVGLAFVVFPKIINTFPIFNSAFGMLFFLSLIIAGFTSLISIVEVLIASLMDKFRLTRKAAVNGVVGVCALVSIIYTTGAGIVLLDIIDHFINNFGIVIAGLLEVVLVGWFANITRIREDNNLVSDFRVGTWWNIMIMGVTPLVLLFMSYKNFQLEFTKAYEGYPFYALLTFGWLLVCATLLISFIVAYMFKWKTDIKQEGFRA; encoded by the coding sequence ATGGAACAACGTGAACAGTGGGGGACCAGGGTAGGCTTCATACTGGCTGCAGTCGGCTCGGCGGTCGGGTTAGGAAATATCTGGAGGTTTCCGTACGTTGTGTACGAAAACGGCGGAGGGGCGTTCTTAATTCCTTACTTCTTCGCTTTAATAACAGCTGGGATTCCAATTCTGCTGTTAGAATTCGGTATCGGTCGGACAGGCAGAGGGTCCGCGCCTTTATCGTTGAGCAAGCTGTCCCGCAAGTTCGAATGGCTCGGCTGGTGGCAGGTGTTGATTAGTTTTGTTATTACAACCTATTATGTTGCGGTAGTTGCCTGGGCGGTCAGCTATTTCTTCTACTCGTTCAACTTAAGTTGGGGTGAAGATACGAAAGCTTTTTTATTCGGAACCTATCTGGGTGTTCCCGATGATGCTGTTACGGAGTCGGGTTTGAATTTAGGAGGTTTACAGTGGCACATTTTGCTCCCACTAATCGCAGTTTGGGCAGGGACCTATTATGTGCTTATCCGCGGCGTGAAAAAAGGAATTGAAATGATGAGCAAAATTTTCATACCGATTCTGTTTGTTCTCATGATACTGATTGTAATCCGTGCTATTACGCTGCCGGGCGCAGCTGTAGGATTGGATCACCTGTTAACTCCTAATTTCGCTAAAATATTGCCTGGCTTTCTCGGCGGCACAAATCCGGAATGGTATAGTGTCTGGATGGCCGCATATGGGCAAATATTTTTCAGCCTTTCTGTTGCGTTTGCTATCATGATTACCTATAGCAGCTATATGGACAAGAAACAGGAAGTCAATAACAGTGGCTTTATCATGGCTTTCAGCAACTGCGGTTTTGAATTCCTTGCTGCAATAGGCGTGTTCGCGGCAATCGGATTTATGGCCGTATCCACTGGCAGTGAAGTGAAAGACGTGGCTGCCTCAGGAGTTGGTCTCGCTTTTGTCGTGTTTCCAAAGATAATTAATACGTTCCCCATATTCAACAGTGCATTTGGGATGCTCTTTTTCCTATCGCTTATCATTGCCGGTTTCACATCATTGATCTCAATCGTGGAAGTTTTAATCGCATCTTTGATGGATAAGTTTCGCCTGACCCGAAAGGCGGCCGTCAATGGTGTAGTCGGCGTTTGTGCGCTCGTGAGTATCATCTATACAACCGGTGCCGGAATAGTGCTGCTGGATATCATAGATCACTTCATCAACAACTTCGGTATTGTTATTGCCGGTCTGCTTGAGGTCGTCCTCGTCGGCTGGTTTGCTAATATAACCCGCATTCGGGAAGATAACAACCTGGTATCCGACTTTCGTGTAGGGACCTGGTGGAATATCATGATTATGGGCGTTACTCCGCTCGTATTGCTCTTTATGTCATATAAGAATTTCCAGCTGGAATTCACAAAAGCCTATGAGGGGTACCCGTTTTATGCACTATTAACATTCGGATGGCTTTTGGTTTGCGCAACTTTATTGATTTCGTTCATTGTAGCATACATGTTTAAATGGAAAACAGATATCAAACAGGAGGGATTCCGGGCATGA
- the mutM gene encoding DNA-formamidopyrimidine glycosylase: protein MPELPEVETVRRTLNQLVAGKRIERVTVTLPRIIQRPQEPLEFAGMLAGRTIGSVERRGKFIRILLDGLVLVSHLRMEGRYGVYRQDEPVEHHTHVRFHFDDGTELRYKDVRQFGTMHLFAPGEELLLPPLSKLGIEPLDDSFTLKAFKNTLAKRTTKIKPLLLNQEYVVGLGNIYVDEALYAAGIHPEREANTLVSAEWSRLYEAVRATLGRAVEAGGSSIKSYVNGQGEMGMFQHELLVYGRKNEPCSRCGRFIEKFVVGGRGTHICTACQPLPKKKSAKPVRK, encoded by the coding sequence ATGCCTGAATTGCCGGAGGTTGAGACCGTTCGGCGGACGCTGAACCAGCTCGTGGCAGGTAAACGGATCGAGCGCGTTACCGTTACCCTTCCGAGAATTATTCAGCGGCCACAGGAACCGCTTGAATTTGCTGGAATGCTTGCCGGCCGTACAATCGGTTCGGTCGAACGCCGAGGGAAATTCATTCGCATATTGCTGGACGGGCTTGTTCTAGTTTCACATTTACGAATGGAAGGACGTTACGGCGTGTACCGGCAGGACGAGCCGGTAGAGCATCATACGCATGTGCGGTTTCACTTCGACGACGGTACGGAACTGCGATATAAGGATGTGCGGCAGTTCGGCACGATGCATCTTTTCGCCCCGGGCGAGGAGCTCTTGCTGCCGCCGCTCAGCAAGCTTGGAATCGAGCCGCTTGACGATTCGTTCACGCTCAAGGCTTTCAAGAACACGCTGGCCAAGCGGACGACGAAAATAAAACCGTTGCTGCTGAACCAGGAATATGTGGTTGGACTTGGCAATATCTATGTCGATGAGGCGCTGTACGCCGCCGGCATTCATCCGGAGCGGGAAGCTAATACGCTGGTGTCCGCCGAATGGTCCAGGCTGTATGAGGCGGTTCGGGCAACGCTCGGACGTGCTGTTGAAGCTGGAGGCTCATCCATTAAATCATATGTTAACGGACAAGGCGAGATGGGAATGTTTCAGCATGAACTGCTCGTCTACGGCCGCAAGAACGAACCGTGCAGCAGGTGCGGCAGGTTTATCGAGAAATTCGTGGTAGGCGGCAGAGGGACTCATATTTGCACCGCATGCCAGCCGCTGCCCAAGAAGAAGTCGGCCAAGCCTGTCCGTAAATAA
- a CDS encoding lytic transglycosylase domain-containing protein, with product MSKIFRKRVLLVLLFTVIVLLFLNSDWINRWMYPIEYKPDIRISAQNYNLDPYLVAAIIRVETNYSANAVSKKGALGIMQLMPDTAEWIVKQGRFTNVTTDTLASRADISIEIGAWYLNSLHQQFDGNMVAVIAAYNAGPGTVNRWMADGVWDGRFETVDKLPYGETRHYVQRVIYYYNKYKKLYPVF from the coding sequence ATGAGCAAAATATTCCGCAAACGCGTGCTGCTCGTCCTTCTTTTTACTGTTATCGTGCTGCTTTTCCTCAATTCCGACTGGATAAACCGCTGGATGTATCCGATTGAGTATAAGCCGGATATTCGCATCAGCGCACAGAACTACAACCTTGATCCGTATTTGGTTGCGGCGATTATCCGAGTGGAGACGAATTACAGCGCAAACGCTGTTTCCAAGAAAGGCGCACTCGGCATTATGCAGCTCATGCCGGATACGGCGGAGTGGATTGTCAAGCAGGGCCGCTTTACAAATGTGACGACGGATACGCTCGCCAGTCGGGCTGATATAAGCATCGAGATAGGGGCATGGTATTTGAATTCGCTTCACCAGCAGTTCGATGGCAATATGGTTGCCGTTATCGCCGCATATAATGCCGGTCCCGGTACGGTAAACCGCTGGATGGCCGATGGGGTGTGGGACGGCCGTTTCGAGACGGTGGATAAACTGCCCTATGGCGAGACCCGGCACTATGTACAGCGAGTCATTTATTATTATAATAAATACAAGAAATTATATCCGGTATTTTAG
- a CDS encoding class I SAM-dependent methyltransferase yields the protein MVLGKWFPEAYDIIMKPLERRRFEHIRKQLLQNANGIVLEIGSGTGLNFPFYEHAKKVTAIEPDPLMRQRSLVRLENAQIPIEVISARAESLPFPDDSFDCVVCTLVFCTIPTSRKALEEIRRVCKPDGQMLMFEHVKVKHPVLGPLQEWMTPLWKRLCDGCHLNRDTIELVKQEGFKINRIERFYKDIFVVIKAINKKQT from the coding sequence ATGGTATTGGGAAAATGGTTTCCTGAAGCTTATGATATTATAATGAAGCCGCTTGAGCGAAGACGATTTGAACATATTCGAAAACAATTACTTCAGAATGCGAACGGAATCGTGTTGGAGATCGGATCAGGGACAGGATTAAACTTTCCTTTTTATGAACATGCGAAAAAGGTCACCGCAATCGAACCAGATCCTCTTATGAGACAGCGATCGTTAGTAAGATTAGAAAATGCCCAAATCCCAATTGAGGTGATATCTGCAAGGGCGGAGAGTTTACCATTTCCAGACGATAGCTTTGACTGTGTCGTGTGTACTTTGGTCTTTTGTACGATTCCTACGTCACGTAAAGCATTGGAAGAAATACGTCGGGTTTGTAAGCCGGATGGACAAATGTTAATGTTCGAGCATGTAAAAGTTAAACACCCGGTTCTTGGTCCACTTCAAGAATGGATGACGCCACTTTGGAAACGATTATGTGACGGATGCCATTTAAACCGCGATACGATTGAATTGGTAAAGCAGGAAGGATTCAAAATTAACAGGATAGAGCGGTTCTATAAGGATATTTTTGTTGTTATTAAAGCCATTAATAAAAAACAAACCTAA